The following are encoded together in the Lathyrus oleraceus cultivar Zhongwan6 chromosome 3, CAAS_Psat_ZW6_1.0, whole genome shotgun sequence genome:
- the LOC127129795 gene encoding uncharacterized protein LOC127129795 produces MNDTLEDTILDIGVDAFKNANVVDTLQKDMEESLYPGCKSLTRLSVVLILFNLKARGGWTDKSFTELLELLQEILLEGIMLSNHSYEAKKIFCLMSLDYVRIHVCRDDCILYRKEYENLKEFPRYGESRYKKKANGIKYDDSVTRKSVHSKVMWYLPIIQRFRRLFSNVNDINNTRWNIDERVCHGKIRHVADLLQWKKIDSLFPNFALEARNLRLGLATNGMNPFGNLSTNNTSWSVPLIIYNLSIWLCMKRKYMMLSMMISGLKQPGNDIDVYLTPLVGDLILLWEEDVNVDDAYTSENFKLCAMLFCLINDFLAYDNFSGYNVKGHKVCPICEFDKFHHQLQNGKKTVYLGHQIFLRPNHPYDRLQKAFDMEQEFDFASKPLIEKEVYKRQQHIKIVFRKKQKFDGTVLNIKGKTKDTKKSREDMGIKVPQGYLSNVKKLVSNNDHKLVGLKSHDYHILMQQLLPVAIHGILPRNIRVTITRLCLFFNVICSKIIDSENLDELEHEAAIILCQLEMFFSPSFFDIMVHLVVHLVREIRICGPVYLRWMHPIERYMKIFKGYTQNHHRLEASIVERYITEETIEFCTMYLSKGNSIGTPKSRHEGRYDGRGTTFLFQKSAKYGSIFRDMVF; encoded by the exons atgaATGATACTCTAGAAGACACGATTCTTGATATTGGGGTAGATGCTTTCAAAAATGCTAATGTGGTAGATACTTTGCAAAAAGACATGGAAGAGTCGTTGTATCCGGGATGCAAAAGTCTTACAAGATTGTCAGTTGTGTTAATATTATTTAATCTTAAGGCAAGAGGTGGGTGGACGGATAAAAGTTTCACTGAATTGCTTGAATTGTTGCAAGAAATACTTCTAGAAGGTATCATGTTGTCGAACCATAGTTATGAGGCCAAGAAGATATTTTGTCTAATGAGTTTAGATTATGTCAGAATACATGTATGTCGTGATGATTGCATATTATATAGGAAAGAATATGAAAACTTGAAGGAGTTCCCGAGATATGGGGAGTCACGCTACAAGAAAAAGGCTAATGGTATTAAATATGATGATAGTGTAACTAGAAAGAGTGTTCATTCCAAGGTGATGTGGTACTTACCGATAATTCAAAGGTTCAGGAGATTATTTTCTAATGTAAATGATATAAACAATACTAGATGGAATATAGATGAAAGAGTATGTCATGGAAAAATTCGCCATGTGGCTGATTTATTGCAATGGAAGAAGATTGATTCCTTGTTTCCAAATTTTGCACTAGAAGCAAGGAACCTTAGGCTTGGACTTGCCACCAATGGAATGAACCCTTTTGGTAATTTGAGTACTAACAATACATCATGGTCTGTTCCTCTCATAATTTACAACCTATCTATATGGTTGTGCATGAAACGCAAATATATGATGTTATCAATGATGATTTCGGGTCTAAAACAACCAGGGAACGACATAGATGTTTATTTAACTCCATTGGTTGGAGATTTAATACTTTTGTGGGAGGAGGACGTTAATGTTGATGATGCGTATACAAGTGAAAACTTTAAGCTGTGTGCCATGTTGTTTTGCCTAATCAATGACTTTCTTGCATACGATAATTTTTCTGGGTACAACGTCAAAGGACATAAAGTGTGTCCTATATGTGAATTTGATAAATTCCACCACCAATTACAAAATGGAAAAAAGACTGTTTATCTTGGGCATCAAATTTTTTTAAGACCTAATCATCCATACGATAGATTGCAGAAGGCTTTTGATATGGAACAAGAGTTTGATTTTGCTTCGAAGCCCTTAATTGAGAAGGAAGTTTATAAAAGACAACAACATATTAAGATTGTCTTTAGAAAGAAACAAAAA TTTGATGGAACAGTTCTCAACATTAAAGGAAAGACAAAAGATACTAAGAAATCCCGTGAAGATATG GGTATCAAAGTTCCCCAAGGATACTTATCAAATGTGAAGAAACTTGTGTCAAATAACGATCACAAATTAGTtggcttaaaatctcatgattatcatatcttgatgcaacaacttctaccGGTGGCTATTCACGGCATTTTACCAAGGAATATAAGGGTAACTATAACCAGATTGTGCCTATTCTTCAATGTTATATGTAGTAAAATCATTGATTCTGAAAACTTAGACGAGTTGGAACACGAGGCTGCAATTATCTTGTGTCAATTAGAGATGTTTTTCTCTCCATCATTctttgacattatggttcacttagtTGTCCATCTAGTAAGGGAGATTAGAATTTGTGGTCCAGTTTATTTACGATGGATGCATCCCATAGAGAGATACATGAAGATCTTTAAAGGGTATACACAAAATCATCATCGGCTGGAAGCTTCGATCGTTGAACGGTACATCACAGAAGAAACTATTGAGTTTTGCACAATGTATTTGTCAAAAGGTAACTCTATAGGAACTCCCAAGTCTCGTCATGAGGGAAGATATGATGGTAGAG GTACAACGTTTCTGTTTCAGAAATCTGCAAAATATGGTTCTATATTCCGTGATATGGTTTTCTAA